AAAATGATAAAGGCATTTTTTGTGGATTTCTACGGTACTGTAGTACATGAAGACGGGGATATCGTAAAGAAGATATCCAAGATCATCAGTGACACCGGTAACGGCGCTGATGCATCTGAGGTCGACGGTTTCTGGTGGAATGATTTTAAAGAGATGTTCCACGAATCCTACGGCGACCATTTTGAAAAGCAGCGTACTCTTGAGACAAGGTCGATACAGCACACGCTCGAAAAGTTCGATTCTCATGAGAATGCCGAGGAACTCAGCGATATGCTATTCGAGCAGTGGGTAAAGCCTCCCATTTTTGAGGATGCTAAGGAATTCTTTGATCATAGTCCGATACCTATCTATATCCTGTCAAATATTGACAAGGAAGATATCAATGCAGCGATCGACTATCACGGACTTGATCCCGCAGGGGTATTTACATCCGAAGATGCTAAGTCGTATAAGCCCTGCAGGAAGATCTTTGATATGGCACTTCAGAAGACGGGGCTTAAGCCTAACGAGGTTATCCACATCGGAGACTCAATAGGAAGTGACGTTAAGGGAGCTAAGTCCATGGGTATCCGTGCTTTGTGGCTCAACAGATCAGATAAGGAAGTACCCAGCGGAGTAAAGAGTATCTCTACTCTCGATGAAGCTATAGATCTTCTTTAATCCCACGCATATACTTTGCCGTCTTTACCGACCTGTTTGATGAATCTGTCCGCTTCGCCGCACAGTTCCTCGATCAGATCGGTATCAATGTTGTGTCCGCAGTTTGAGTAGATAACAAGCTTACAGTGCGCGAGGGCTTTCGCTGTTCGAAGCATGAGCTCAGGTGTGCTTATCGGATCGTCAATGCCTCCCAGGATAAGGGTAGGTGTCTTTATCGTGCCCAGCATCTCGATGAGCTTCTCTTCCGTCTTATACTTGAGAAGTGGCCTGCCGTAGTCGATCGCCTTCTCGCGAGGGTCAGGCTCGGCATTGTGGGAGATATGCTCCTCGCGTATATCTCTACGCTCCTGTCTTCTCGTGTCATTATCAATCGGTGGATCCATCGGAGGCGGTTCCTTGATGATCCCGGAGAGCATCATCTGACGAATGGACATAGCACCTTCCTTAAGGCTGTGAGGGCCGGGCACGCATGCGACAAATCCGGTGACGCGATCAGGGTGGTTCAGCACGAGGTGCCAGCCGACACCTGCGCCGTGTGATGCTCCCATATATATGAACTTATCTATACCTAGCCGGTCTGCCACGCGGATGACATCGTCTGAGAATACATCGTACCAGCGGTCACCGTAATCTTCTTCGATATAGGAAGAAGGATAAATGCCTCTTAAGGTAATGCAGTATACGTGGTAACCCATAGTGGCGAGATGCTGCTGCATGCCTACAGGATAAAATCCTACCTGTGCCGAAAGGATATATCTGTCGCCGCTTCCGTATTCCTCTACGAAGAGATCGATATCGGGTGCGACGTTGATCTTATGCGTATTATTCATGTGTGTCCCTCATTACCGTTGATATGTTAATTGTAGCATTAGTTTCGGATTCGGCATTGCGTTAATTTCAGATGTATGTTTTAATCTCCTTGTGAAACCTATCTTTGATATTTAATCATCAGCATTATTCTTTGTTGTGTTCGCCTGTAGTTGCGACGCATGTCTGTAAGGATAATGTTTTTTCATTAATTCATCTATAAAGTATTAATTTGACCGGGAATTACATTGTCCCGGTAACGGAGTTTTGTATTTATGTTAATTAAACACGCATATAGAGATAACAAGGAACTTAGAGATTCCTTTAATGAACTTGCGGAGAAAGTATTCGGCTTGAACTTCGAAGGCTGGTACCAAAACGGCTTCTGGAAAGAAGCTTACGATCCCTATTCAGTCATAGAAGACGGTAAGGTCGTATCTAACATATCGGTAAACAGATGTGACATGAACTATAAGGGAAAAACAGTTCATCTTATTCAGCTCGGCACCGTCATGACCGACCCTGACAACAGAGGCAGAGGTTATGCCCGCCTTCTTATGGAAAGAGTCATGGAAGACATAAAAGATGCAGACGGAATATACCTTTACGGTAACGATTCGGTAGCGGAGTTCTATCCTAAGTTCGGCTTTACGGAGAGTAAGGAATACTGCTTCTCCAAGGACGTTAAGATCGCAGGAGACAGATCTGCCAAAGCTGTTCCAATGTCGAACAAAGAAGACTGGGACAAGATGGTGAATATCCTTTCTGAGACTGCACAAAATGCAGATGTGTACATGGTAAATAACACGGGACTTTATATGTTCTATCTCTCGCAGTTTATGCAGGAGAATACATTCTATATCCCTGACCTTGATACGTATGCTATAGCCGAGATCGAGGATGGTACGCTTATCCTTCATGCTGTTATCGGAACGGGTGATGTCGACAAGGTTATTGAGCCTTTCGGTAATGATATAACTCATGTCCTTCTTAACTTCACGCCAAAGGATACGGCGGGATATACCAAGAACGAAGTAACAGAAGAAGATTCTCATTTCTTTGTAAGAGGCAAGTTCTTCGAGGAGAATAAAGACTCTGCATTTATGTTCCAATCCATAACCCACGCGTAAAGGAGAAACTTACATGAACTATCTTGTCGAAGGATTACAGGGAAGCGGCAAGAGTACTCTCGTAGGAAAGCTTCAGGAGAAGTACCCGGGATACACGGTGTATCGTGAAGGCGACTACTCTCCTATCGAGCTTGCCTGGTGCGCTCTTGTCAGCAAAGAAAAGTACGAAGAGATCTTAGATAAGTACAGTGACTTGAAGCCTCAGATAGAGGAAAAAAGTCACGAAGAAAACGGCAATGTTATCGTCTGCTATACCAAGGTTCAGACTGACAGACACGAGTTCTATCAGGAGCTTGAGGAGTATGAGATCTATAACGGAAGAAAGTCTTTGGATGAGTTTAGAAGCATTGTTCTTAACAGGTACAAAAGATGGGAAGGAGACGATTCGATCTTCGAATGTTCTCTCTTCCAAAATACCATCGAGGACATGATCTTATACCGCAACGCTACCGATGAAGAGATCTTCGAACTATATAAGGAAACAGCTAAGACTTTGGAAGGAAAGAAGATCCATATCGCATACCTTAAATCTGAAGATATCAAGGCAAATATCGATGTGATCAGGAAGGAAAGATCTGACGATAAGGGCAACGAATTGTGGTTCCCTCTAATGCTTCAATTCTTCGATAATTCGCCCTTTGCAAAAGCGAATAATGTGTCCGGAGAACAAGCACTTGTGGATCACTTAAAGCACAGGCAAGAGCTTGAGATAAGACTTTGCGAAGAGCTCTTTCCGGGTAAATATACGATCTTGATATCCAAAGGATACGATCAGACAGATTTCTGATAAGGAGAAAGACTTGAACACAATAGAACAGGCAAAGAGATTATACGGATTAGTAGGATTTGAAACGAAGCCTATCGCAGAACACGAGGGCGGAAGAAATCGTGTCTTCGTGTGCAGCAAGGACGGCGAGAAGAAGTACGTTCTTCGTATATCTGAACTTAACGACAGGTCTTTGGAAGATTATCTTGCGGAGACGGAATATATCCGTTTCCTTGCGGAGAACGGCGCTTCTGTAGCGGATGTAATATCGTCTCCAAGCGGAGCTCTTGTCGAAAGGATAGGAGACACATATGTATGCCTTTTTGAATATGCAAAGGGCATGCTCATGTTCGATAACGGATACAGGTATAGAGAAGGTGCGCCTCTCGAAGAATACTTCTATAACGTAGGCATGACCATAGGCAGGATACATAAGCTGTCGAAGGGATACGAGCCTTCTCATAAACGTATGTCGTATTTCGATAAGTACAACATGGAATACATAGATCAGCTTATCCCGAATACTTACGGCGAGCTTAAGAAGACTATCGCAAAACGTATAGAAGAGTTTCGTAAGCTTCCTGTAAACGACGATGTATTCGGCATGGTGCATTTCGATTACTGTGACGGCAATTACCATGTGGATATGAGTAGCGGCGACATAACTGTATTCGACTTCGATAACTGCATCTTCTGTTGGTATATGTTCGATCTGGCGCACACCTGGACGCACGGTATAGGGTGGTGTCAATTCGAGTCTGATCCGAAGAAAAGAGTCGCCTTTATGGAGCACTATTTCGATACTGTTCTTGAAGGCTACAGAAGCGAGACGGATGTGTCAGAAGATGAGCTTAATAAGCTGCAGATCTTTATCGACATGACGCTTATCGAGAGCATCGTAGACGAGTTCGAATGTGCATCTCGTGAAGGAGAAGAAGTAGACGAGGAAGACATCGGGCACGATGCTTTCTGCCTGATACATGATGTCCCGCTTTTGGGAATAGGAGAGATTAAATGAAGATCGCGAATAACATAATCAAAGAACACTTGAAGTATGTGTACTTCTTATGCGGAGGTGCATACGGCGGCAAGACCACTATGGCTAAGCTGCTTGAAGAAAGACACGGATTTATCAGATACCGACAGGGTGACCACGAGGACGAATATGCCTTGATCGCCGATCCCAAAGAGCAAACTGCTATGGGGATCGACAGAAGTGCGGACTGGCACGGCTATTTTGCCCGGCCTCCTCGTGAGTATGCGGATTGGATGAGAGCCTCACTTTGGGAAGAAGCGGAATTTACGATAGCGGATCTTCTTTCTATCCCCAAGGATAAGAAGGTGATCGTAGACGGCATAATCCCCGTAGAACTTCTAAAGGAGAAAAGTGACTACGACCATGTGTTCCTTCTTTTTGCTCCGGACGACATGAAGAGAAAGCACTATTTCGACCGCGCAGATAAGGATGAGGTCTATCGATTCATACTTTCTTTCCCTGACGGAGAGGAGCTTCTTAAGAACGTAAATGAAGCGCTTAATATCGATAACGAGCTCGAAAGACAGACGTTTATAAACAGCGGCTTCAAGTATAATGAGAGGTCGGAGGACGACACCGTGGAAGGCACTTTACACATTATCGAAGAGCATTTCAGGTTGGACTTATAAGGAGAATTATATGATCACGATTAAAGAATCAACATACGAAGATATAAAGAATATCCAAAGCCTTTGGGCAGACCCTGATGAGTTTGTATATTTAGAATTAGCAAGAAAGAAGGAGGCGTAAGATGAAAAGAGAACTTGGAATAGCACGATGCGGGCTTGCGTGTTGTCTTTGCTCTGAAAACGTTATCTGCAAAGGATGCAGAAGAGACGGATTTAAGGAATTATCCTGGTGCAAGAATGCTGATTTCTGCGAAGTACGAAGATGCGGAATAGATAAGAACGTGGCTGCTTGTTGCGAGTGTGCCCCTGCGGATTGCCGCAAGGGATTGTTCGCAGAGAAGATAAAGCCCCGAGCCTTCTCCGAATTTGCAAAAAGATACGGCGTAGAGGAACTTCTGGATTGTCTGGAACGCAACGAGAAAGCGGGTATCGTCTACCACCGAGAAGGTATCATGGGTGACTATGATGATTTCGATGATCTTGAAGAGCTGATCAGTTTTATCAAGACCGGTCGTAAATGAAAGGTAATAAGATGCACGAGTTGTTGTGAGGGATTTTATGCAGGTGCATTTCGGGCAAAAAGAAGATATAGATCAGTGGATGCAGCTATCGATGAGCTCGACAGGACCAAAGATATCACGGTAACTACTTTCCGTGAAGGAGATGCAAAAGGAACGGCGCCACGAGCACTTTACAAGAAGTTCGGCTTCGTTGAAGACGAGCTCGTCATGGAATTCGGATATCCTAACCAGGTGTTTATATTGCATCCTTGAGATATAATGCAACGTGGCTACAGTATTTACGTCTATAGTTATAGCTAAGGCTATAGGGGTGTAAAAATGTACAACGAAGCAATGAATATCAAAGATCATATCTGTCCTTCATGCGGCGGTACGCTTCATGTTGATATCGCAAGACAGATGTATGAATGCCCGTTCTGCGGCATGACTTTCGATTATGACTATTTCCGTGAGGAAAATGTGCTTGAGATCGCAGATAAGTCTCTTAATGCAGGAGAGACTTATTCAGCAAGACAGGCTTATGAGTTCATGCTCTCCAAGGAGCCTGATAATTTTTTAGCGCTTAGAGGTCTTTCGCTTGTCTCCATGAAGCTTAAGAGAGTCGAGGAGATGAGGATGCTCGAAAGCTACCGCGGCATCAATCTTGATTCGGCGCACAAGAGCCTTGACAGGGCTATCGATGCTACAAAGCCTGAAAACAAGGAGTATTTCGTTCTGATGAATGATATGCTCTGCGCAGGCGAGCGTTATTACCGTGAGGAAAAGGCTATCGAGCATGAGAGGAAGGAAAGAACACGATTCTCTGATGCTATGAACAGGCTGGTTACGGAAAGAGACGATCTGCAATCAGCTCAGACAGAGGGGGCTTCGATTACTCCTAAGGACATTAGAGTCGTATGTACGGCATTGTTTTTGATATGGGCGTTTGTTATCTCCATGATCTTCATTGCGTACCATTTCTATAATCCTTATACAAAAGAGCATTATGAGTATGTAACTGCTACGATGGAGACTACAAGGTATAATTCGATGGGTAATATAGATATCAGCGCTATTCAAACCCGAAATTCGACTTCCGGTCAGGATGAAGTCAATCCTTTTGAGGTCTATGTTCGCAGTCAAAGTGAGACAAGACGTGAAAGAGAGGAAGCTGAGAGAAAGCAGATCGAAGAGATCAGAGAAGCTCAAAGAGAAGAGGAAGAGGAAAGAGTCGAAAAGGAAGAACAGTGGGCTGAAGACCATAAAAAGGATATTCCTAACCTCATCATGTCTATCGGGATACCTGCTATAGCTCTTGCTGCAGTAAGGACCGTTCTTGGTAAGAGAGATGCCAGATATAACGTTCAGATCGATGAGATCCAGAAAAATATCGATGCTCTTTCCGCTCAGATAAAGATGCATCAGGATGAGCAGCTGAGATGCAAGAATACGATCGCGATGGATTATAAGGATCTCATAAAGATCGAACCTGTCCTCTGATATATAACGTTATCTAACTTATGTAGTGACTATTCCGCTCAAAGTGTTATAATGCTCATAAAAGTAAAAAATATTTTACGGAGTGGCATTGGGTATGGAACAGTTACAAAGTCACAACGGAATAAGAGCGGTCAATAGGGATCTGCTTAAATACGTTGCGCTGTTCCTGATGGGGACGGGTCACATGATGATGTTTATCGGGCTCGAATATCTCCCTGCAGTTCCGAATGCGCTCTTTAAGTTCTTTTTGTATGCTCAGATGTTTGCCCCTCCGGTATTTTTCTTCTTTATATCGGAGGGGTTCATCCATGCAAGATCCGTGAAGAAATATGCTACCAGGCTCGCTCTTCTGGGTATGGTCACACAGGTTCCTTATTATCTGTGTAATTTCGACGGCGAGCCTTTGCATTATGTTTTTACACGTTGGAGTGTTATCGCGACGCTGCTGGCAGGTCTTCTGATACTCATGGTATGGACATCCGAATGGAAGATGTTCTATAAGATCACGGCTATTATCGGTATTCTCGCTGCAAATTTCGTAACTCAGTCGGAATGGATGATTTTCGGTCCCGTGTTGATCTTAATGATGTATATGCTCCGTCAAAGGCCTATGGCGAGGTTCATATCGTTTGCGGTGATAATGCTGATCCACCAGTTCATCGTAAACGGTTTCTATTTTGCACTGGATATCCGATGCTTTGGTATGTATATCGCAGAGATGGCGGCGATCACCGTGATAACGTTCTTCTATAACGGTAAGAAGGGGCATTTCCCCGTGTTTTCCAAGTGGGTATTCTATGTCTTCTATCCCGCCCATCTGCTCCTGGCCGTGATAATAAGGATCGTCTTGAGCTGACTTGAATTGCGCTTTATTTGCGGGCAAGCTGCTCGCTATATGGTATAATATAGTTGTACTTGTTCGGCTGTTAGTTAAGGGATATATGACCGAAGAGGTGAAGACTATGAAGTACGATCCGAATGATAGGAAGTTCTTCTTTAATGAAGAGAAGATACTCAGTAGTGAATCAGCTGTAGCTTGCCGCAAGAATTATGATTCGTGGCAGAAAGATACCATCAACAACTTACCCGGTGTGATCGTCGATTACCTTAAAGATGAGGACGGCAGATTACAGGGGAGTATGGTATTGGGCAGTTTCGGCACGGTTTGTGTATTTGTCGGGATCATTGCGATAGTAATGTGTTTTATCGTTAAGAGGTACGACATAGCTGCCTGGATAATATGTGCCATAATCGCATTTTTCGGAGCTGTTTTGTTTGCGCAGCCTGCTACTCGTGCGAAGGCTTTTGAAGAAGGAGTATTTTCACGGCGCATTCAGGGACTTATCCTGCTCATCGGTGCGATAATCATTGCCGTGTTGCGCCTTATAAGCTCTGATCCGCTTGCGCTGCGTTTTGTTATATCGATACTCTTTGCATTATCAGTTACCTTATTTCTTTCGATGATCATCAAGTGTATCGGCTATAAGAATGCCGGCAACAGCGTATATCGTGAAGAAGTTGATGCTAAGGTCATCGGATATATCAGGACTTATGAGCACTACGACGAGATGTCAGTAATATCCAAGATCTCTCCGGTGTTTGAATATTACTTTGAAGGAAATAAATATCAGTCATATCTTGATATAATGGATACCGGCGATAACGGTAAGCTTGACGTAGGATCATCCTGTAAGATAAAGATCTCTCCTGATGATCCCGAGAAAGTTATGGGTGACAGTAAGAATTTCATGGATGGTCCCGTTGTCTTTACCGTACTTTGCTTCGTTGCGGCTGTGATCCTGCTGGTAATGATGCTCTGATCCGCCATTTGCTATATTTCTGTTGACGTTATTGGTTTATAAGTATAAACTAGACTTGTTTATGATCGTAGACCAAATAGCGGAGGCAGGAAGATGGAAGAGTTATATCTGAGTGACAGTGAATATCGTCTGATGGACATCATATGGGAGCATGCGCCTATCGAGTCGGGGAAGCTCGTAAAGGTCGCGGAGGAGAAGCTTTCGTGGAAGAAATCTACGACGTATACGATCCTGAGAAAGCTTGTATCTAAGGGAATAGCCCTCAATGAAGATACTATCGTCAAGGTCGTAGTCAAGCGTGATCAGGTTCAGCGTTTTGAGAGTTCACGAGTAGTAAAAAGGAATTTCCAGGGATCGCTCCCTTCGTTTATCACGGCATTCTTGGGTGATAAGACGCTCACGAGTTCCGAAGCTGATGAGCTGATCAAACTCATCGACAGCTATAGGGACGATGATTGAATAGCTTACCATAGATCAATTCCCGTAGTGGTATAATGTCAAAGTCAAAAGGAATTACTCAAGGAGTATAGGAGGAGAATGTTATGAAAAAGGCAGCAAGTCTGTTGCTTGTAGCTTCACTTATGGTGTCTCTCGCAGGATGCGGCGAAAAGCCTGAGAAGGAGACATCTGAGGAGACTACTACGGAAACGACGGAAGAAACAACTGAGTCTGAGACAGAAGAGACTTCCGAGGAGACAACTACCGAGGAAACAACTGAGGCTACGATCGAATCTTCAGAGGAGACAGAGCCTGTAGCCGTAAATCCCGATGCTCCCTCAGTGAGCTTCGAGGACGATGAAGCAAGATATGCGGCATTCTTTGAGAATGAATATGCCGGACTTGACGACAGCATGTACTGGACAGCTAATAGTATTCCCGTAAGATACGCATATGCCGATCTTGACGGTAACGGATCGGATGAGCTTCTTTTCGGAGATGATTACGGTGTTTATTGTGTAGTTACAGAGATCGACGGTTCATATGATGTTGCCAACGTCAACGGATGGAGGATCCAGTATGGCGCTACTCCCGGAGAGTATATCGGTAATGGCTGCTTCGTATGCGGTATAAGTAACGGTAATAACTACGGCGGAGAATTCTCTGTAGATGTCATCTATAAGTATAGTGGCGAGCTCAATGGTATGGGTATCGTTGCAAGACTTTCAGGCTCATGGGACCCGG
The window above is part of the Ruminococcaceae bacterium KH2T8 genome. Proteins encoded here:
- a CDS encoding 2-haloacid dehalogenase/putative hydrolase of the HAD superfamily, producing MIKAFFVDFYGTVVHEDGDIVKKISKIISDTGNGADASEVDGFWWNDFKEMFHESYGDHFEKQRTLETRSIQHTLEKFDSHENAEELSDMLFEQWVKPPIFEDAKEFFDHSPIPIYILSNIDKEDINAAIDYHGLDPAGVFTSEDAKSYKPCRKIFDMALQKTGLKPNEVIHIGDSIGSDVKGAKSMGIRALWLNRSDKEVPSGVKSISTLDEAIDLL
- a CDS encoding Pimeloyl-ACP methyl ester carboxylesterase, which codes for MNNTHKINVAPDIDLFVEEYGSGDRYILSAQVGFYPVGMQQHLATMGYHVYCITLRGIYPSSYIEEDYGDRWYDVFSDDVIRVADRLGIDKFIYMGASHGAGVGWHLVLNHPDRVTGFVACVPGPHSLKEGAMSIRQMMLSGIIKEPPPMDPPIDNDTRRQERRDIREEHISHNAEPDPREKAIDYGRPLLKYKTEEKLIEMLGTIKTPTLILGGIDDPISTPELMLRTAKALAHCKLVIYSNCGHNIDTDLIEELCGEADRFIKQVGKDGKVYAWD
- a CDS encoding Acetyltransferase (GNAT) domain-containing protein produces the protein MLIKHAYRDNKELRDSFNELAEKVFGLNFEGWYQNGFWKEAYDPYSVIEDGKVVSNISVNRCDMNYKGKTVHLIQLGTVMTDPDNRGRGYARLLMERVMEDIKDADGIYLYGNDSVAEFYPKFGFTESKEYCFSKDVKIAGDRSAKAVPMSNKEDWDKMVNILSETAQNADVYMVNNTGLYMFYLSQFMQENTFYIPDLDTYAIAEIEDGTLILHAVIGTGDVDKVIEPFGNDITHVLLNFTPKDTAGYTKNEVTEEDSHFFVRGKFFEENKDSAFMFQSITHA
- a CDS encoding Ser/Thr protein kinase RdoA involved in Cpx stress response, MazF antagonist, with product MNTIEQAKRLYGLVGFETKPIAEHEGGRNRVFVCSKDGEKKYVLRISELNDRSLEDYLAETEYIRFLAENGASVADVISSPSGALVERIGDTYVCLFEYAKGMLMFDNGYRYREGAPLEEYFYNVGMTIGRIHKLSKGYEPSHKRMSYFDKYNMEYIDQLIPNTYGELKKTIAKRIEEFRKLPVNDDVFGMVHFDYCDGNYHVDMSSGDITVFDFDNCIFCWYMFDLAHTWTHGIGWCQFESDPKKRVAFMEHYFDTVLEGYRSETDVSEDELNKLQIFIDMTLIESIVDEFECASREGEEVDEEDIGHDAFCLIHDVPLLGIGEIK
- a CDS encoding TraX protein, producing MEQLQSHNGIRAVNRDLLKYVALFLMGTGHMMMFIGLEYLPAVPNALFKFFLYAQMFAPPVFFFFISEGFIHARSVKKYATRLALLGMVTQVPYYLCNFDGEPLHYVFTRWSVIATLLAGLLILMVWTSEWKMFYKITAIIGILAANFVTQSEWMIFGPVLILMMYMLRQRPMARFISFAVIMLIHQFIVNGFYFALDIRCFGMYIAEMAAITVITFFYNGKKGHFPVFSKWVFYVFYPAHLLLAVIIRIVLS
- a CDS encoding Predicted transcriptional regulator; the protein is MEELYLSDSEYRLMDIIWEHAPIESGKLVKVAEEKLSWKKSTTYTILRKLVSKGIALNEDTIVKVVVKRDQVQRFESSRVVKRNFQGSLPSFITAFLGDKTLTSSEADELIKLIDSYRDDD